From Aegilops tauschii subsp. strangulata cultivar AL8/78 chromosome 5, Aet v6.0, whole genome shotgun sequence:
ggcgcggacgcgtgaaccggccGCAAGGGCGAACGGGTGAATCGTCCGTGGCGTTTGTAAGGCGGTGCGGACGGGTGAGTCGGCCGGTGTGTTGATGCAATCCGGACCGCGACTCACATATCTGTGAGGCTGCGCGGCACAGCCGAATGCGCATCTATGGTGTAATGGCGGAAATAATTGTCCTGATGTATTCGGAGGACAGCTCTGTACGCCGACCCTGTCTCCAGGTCCTCTTGATCATCAAATTAATACGGAGAAGCTCCAAGGCAGGAGATCGACCCGACGGCGACTCAATAGTGGAACAAGCCGGCTCAATGCCGCGAGAAGCAGCAGTGGCCAGACGGCGCGGGGCAGAGCCGCTGCTGTGGGCCGAACAGAGTGCATTGACCGCAGATACTTGCGGAGGCCGCGGGCGGCTCGCGGCTCGCAGTCACGTCGGGTCAATGGAGTAGGGGGCGGCTCAGACGTGGCGATAGCGACTGACGGACCGGCAGCAGTCAGCATGCGAGCGACAGGCTGGTGAAATCAGAAGTGACGCTACGAGGGGAAAACCGCAGCGGCGGCTGAAGGCAGGCGTCCTTGCTTTTGTTCTGTTCGAATGCAATCATGTGGACTGGATGGTTGATGCGTGTGCTTGTGACCAGACATTAAATTTGCACTGTACGATGTCCAAATAACCATGCATTGAGAGTCTGCGTGCCTAATCCATATGCCAGGTGGTAGCACTACTAGCTCATGGCAACGTTTTATTCTTTTCCTTGGGCCCAGAGCTCTTTCCCATCGGGAATCTTTGCCACAGATTGATTTCTCCTTTTTTACGCTAGTCTAATCCGGACCGTTTTCGATTCCGATAACGAGCAGCAAACCAACCAGTCAAATATCCTGTAATTTGCTACTACAACTCTCGATTGCCTCGGGACTTGCCTTGCTTTGGTTGATGTTGTAGCAATGTACGGCGGCTATCCGGATCAGCGATCCAATGGAAAACCAAAACTCGTGTGGATCTTTAGACAACTCAATCACGCTTTAATTTTACAGTAGCGCACCAGAATCAATCTGCCTTACGGGTCATGTGCGGCGGCGCGCACGGATCCATAATCTCTTGATCGCGATCTTCCATCTGCTGTTCCAAAGATTGACCACAATTTTGACCATAAAAACGATGATTTTGTCAGGCCTGCTTGAGACTTGTCCAGTACCGGTTCTTCTTTACCCGGCTAACCACGGACTTCTCGATCCTTGAGaaaaagatccctccaagaacgcatcaccaccgtgcgcctggccccacggtgggcgccaattgtcgtgaaattgtcacggcagatgtcctagtatcaggacttagtcgtgaggccaacgcatctttgtagtagcttgagaggggttgagcggaatcgagagacgcaacacaagacaaggatttagacagcttcgggccccgggaaacatcatccggtaacaaccctacatgctgtttgaggctaggtctcattatcatcacgagagagtcgccggtaaaccggctctttgtgtctagacctagagattgtttcttcttgcttgtctctcttggggtgccccgcccctccttatataagttgaagaggtggcttacatgtagagtcctagtaggattaaaACTAACTTATTCTCTATTACAAGTCGGATACAAGTACGGGACTTGCTTccttataaaagaaatattcctcatgccttccgtcttaagccggcccacaataacatgagccggcctacTGGGACTTGGgcccttgtcatccgtctgatccgcccgccgggtctccagtgagtcacaattccaggcgggttacctgtgaatcgccatgttcgggcggatcaccagtgagtcaccaagctctagccaggtctctggtgagtcgccaagtaatgccgggtcataccacggggtatatccccgacactatGGTTACTCTAATCAGTAATAAGAAAATACTTACTAAGTTCTATATATATGCATGTTCTGTAAATTACAAGTTTTAGAGTGGTTGGGCTTTTTTAGAACCGTTCGTTGATGTCGATCTAACGGCAGACAAATACGAAGTACTGGGTAGTACTCCGATGAAAGTACGCGAAAGTACTAAAACGAGTGGGGCCGGTACTCGTGACAAGGTGGGGACGCGTTTTAATATAGGGGCAGTTTAGTCCTAGGAAAATTTGCACGCGCCGCCCCTCTCGACGAATGCAAAACCGCCGCCATGGTGCTACACCTTCCATAATTACTCATCGACGGCCATCTCCGCCCTCTCCTCCAAGTCCACCGCAGTCATCTCCTCCTTCTCGCCGCTGCAACTTCTCTCCACTCAGGCAAACCCCCccacccacccccaccccctcttCCATCGAAGCAAGAATCGGCAGATCGAGCTGATGGCCGGCGGCGAGAACACCGACTTCgtgcagatcgccggcggcgaccaggtcaAGTTGGCCAGGTTGAGGGAGATCCGTTCTTGGTTTGACAACACAAGGCAGATGAGCTGGACGGCAATGGCCACTCTCAAGAATTTGACGAAGAAGGAGAGGGCAAAGCTTTGCCCCCCGCCCGCACAACCGATTCACAAGATCGAGatcctcctctgggcgatggagcaggccAATTCGTCCAGCAAGTGGaccaggcggaggtggtgggcgttcaGATCCAGGGTAGAGCATCCACTGGATCAGGAACCCACCGTGCACGAGGTGCCGTTGCAGATTGTGCAGCCTCCAACCGAGTCATCGGAGACTCCGAAGCACAAGATGAGGAGGACAGTGGTCGCGAcctcgcttccccgccgttctccacgcttCCCTCGCCGCTCTCCTCGTCTGAACGGCGGCGGTAGCTATGTTTAGAGTAAGCTTCCCCACTCCTCATCTTCCTACTGCTCGTGCTTACATCGTGGTGATACTGATCATAATAGCTCAGAGAGGGAATGCTATATGGCATTTTAATCTCAATGAATTGCATGAATATTTGAGTACATGGATTTGGAGGATGATTATGATGTATGTGAACCCTAGGCATCATATGAACCCTAGGAAAAATTAGTAATGTTCTAGTGgtagacactgaaatatttcggtacacaccggtaggcactgaaatatttcagtactgCCCTAGGCAAAATTTGTAATGTTGTAGTGGTGGACACTAAAATATTTTGGTACACACCGGTAGGCACTGAAATATTTCGGTACTGCCCTAGGCAAAATTTGTAATGTTGTAGTGGTggacactgaaatattttggtACACACCGGTAGGCACTGAAATATTTCGGTACTGCCCTAGGCAAAATTTGTAATGTTGTAGTGgtagacactgaaatatttcggtACACACCGGTAGGCAATGAAATATTTCGTTACTACAATTTCAGTACACACTGATGCACACTGAATTATTTCAGTACTGCAGTTTCAGTACACACCGgtacacactgaaatatttcagtactgcaAATTCTATACAAAGTTGGCATTTTGTCATTTATTTGTGAATTAATCCATGCATCATATGTCCTAACTTTGTACATGAGTTTGGGTCAATTTCATGTCTATTTATTGTTAAAATTATTGTCATGCCATGAAACACAAGACAAGTCACTGACCCAAGCTTGCAAAGATGCCATATCAATGTTGCTgatatgaatatgcatgttttcacCAAGTCTTGTGTCTGAATTAGAACTGAGCATTTTTTCTTGATGGTATCCATGGATCTAGAACTCCTATGAATTTGCTCATGTTGGATGTTTTGTTCTCCATCATTTGTACTAGCATTCCGTGCGATTAGATGCCATGACAAGACCCCTGGCAAATTTATTTTCTTGCCTCCAACATCCCATGTGTGTTTTGCAGGAAAAAACCTGGAGTTCACCAGGCTGGCTGAAGTTGTGAGGCTGGGAGGCTGATGGTGCTTGCTACTGGCTGATCCTTCTTCTTTCAGCTTTTGTTCGTCCTTTCTCAAGCCGTTGGACCAGGGCTACTTCCCTATGTGTTGTTACTGTATTAAGTAGTTCCTTCGAATTTGTAGTATTAGTTAGTTTGAATGTGGAAGTACCTTAATTTTTAGGAACGAAATGTTGCTTTGTATGACCAAGGGTTTGATACCTTAATCTTTGGATAATTAATTATGTGAACTGTTGGATGTGGCGCACAACGAAACGCCTCTACCATTGATACTAGTTCAACATGTCGGTCTAATTAGAGACCAACCACTACCATATAGAACAGTTAGCATTTCATACTACAACTTGGCACGTACAAAACATCACACAGTGGAATAATCCCAGCGAGTAGATCACTAAATACCGAAAACATCACAACATGTCAGAAGTGTTTTAAGCATTTTATCGTTGCAAAAACCTTAGAAAATCCATACAAATGCCGACAACCTTAGCAAACTAGTCATGATTGCTTTTCATGTTGATACAAAGATGTAGAAAAATATTGGGTCCGTTTACAACCTTAGCAAACTTGCTTCTCATGTTTACATCACGGCCGCCGGGTGAAGGAGGAGAAAAGCCCACCTACCTAACATGAGTTTTCTCACAcaccacggcctgcatacgactacaAACCCAGTGATATGGGCCACGATGCAGGCCCATGGGTGGTTACAGAATGGAACAGCAACAGCACGAGCCCCACGACCCCCACGATCACGATAACGACGAGCGCCTCCCTGACGCGACGAACCGCCTCCCCCAGAACTCAAAAAGGCACCTTCTCCTCCATTCCTCCTTCATTATGTGAACCACGTCCATCTACTCCACAAACTGCAACCACCGTCTCTGTCTCAAAACCGCCGTCGCTGGAGAAGGGCAATGGCGGAGGAGCCGTCTACCAAGCGTCGGTGTGCCGAGACGTCCGACCAGAGCATCAAGGAAGAGCAGAGCATCAAGGAAGACGACGTTCAGGTCCCCGGTGAGAAGCGCGACTACACCACCAAACTTGACAAGGTGGAACTCCACGGCAAAGAGACGCTGGAGGTCGTCTGCACCAGCAATCCAGACACTGCGGACGAAATGCTCACGAGGCTCTTCATGAAAGCCGCTGGCATGTATCCTAGATTCGTCGGCGTTGATGTGGAGTATACCAGGGATGACGAACCTCCGCAGTACGCAACAGTTCTGCAGTTATGCGTGGAGGAACTCTGCCTAGTGTACCACATCGCTGCGGCCACAAAATGGTGAGCCATCCTACTCATATACCCTAGTTTCTCAACTACATGTACTAGTGTAGATTGTGAAGTGGACGCACTAGTGTGGTTTCTCAAGTACATGCACTGGCATAGATTTTTACCCTGATGCACTGGATTAGTATCTTAAAATCTTGCACCAGATTAATCACCAAACTTGATATACTAGTGTAGTTTCTGATCTTGATGCATTAGTGTTGTGTCTACCGGTGTGGATGCATTAGTGTTATTTTCTGAAGTTGATGCACTGGACTAGATGTATTAGTGTTGTGTCTACTAGTGTAGTTTCTGATATACTAGTGTAGTTTCTGATATTGATGCATTAGTGTTGTGTCTACCGGTGTGGATGCACTGGACTAGATGTATTAAAAGTTGTTTCTGAAGTTGATGTAGTGAAGTAGTTTGCTGTAGTGTTATTTTCAACTGTATGATCCAAAAAGAGAAATAACATCATGTACTTCATGCATTGATCACTCGTATTGTTTGGTTCTAGCACTAGCATTGTCACACTTTGCCACAATTTTTTTGCCAAgtttgcctaaggttagttcatcaaaatgagggccacaagttggcaagcctaagggaatcttgccacactttttgtgtgtatgccatgtgggacccaagtgtggcttgcctaaggtgtggcttgaaccaaacacacacctaagttggtcaaacttgcctaaccttaggtgtggcaatcTTTGGAAAACTTAGCCACAAACCAAACAACTCCTAAATCTTCAAAATTACTACTAATCTTCAATATGTCTCTCCCCTTGAAGGCCCAAGCGCCTCAAGAGCTTCCTCCAGGAGAAGAAGTTGTTCACCTTTGCCGGTTTCAGCATTCATAATGACAAACAGATGCTGAAGATGTCTGGTTTGGAGATCAACCCCGAAAAGTACATCGACATTCAGAAAAACTATAGAGTTCCATATGCCTGCAGAAAGAAGCAGTACGACTCCTTGGCTGATGTTGCAGCCAGCGTCATCCACCCATTTTACcaaaacatgaagaagaagatcaaCAGGACCGAAGACCATAAAATGTGGGGGATCAGCCCGCTGCCAGACTACCTCATCGAGTACGCAGCGAAGGATGCGTACGCCACCTACAAGGCTTGGAAGATAATAGACAACATCAAATCAGGTGTGGAAATTTCAGAAGCACAGGAGGCTGACCCCTACTACCACTGCCACTACGCGGCATGAAGAGAGATCAAAGTCTGCCTTCAAGTTGCTAGCGCCGTGTCCTTTTATGATATCTATGTTTCTTTGTTGTTCGGTGTGTCTGAACTTATGTCCTATGGTGTGTCTGAACTTATGCTGTGCGGTGGTTGATCTGCCATTTATCTTAAGAGTTTGCTGCTACTCTGGTTTAGTGTTCCAAGTTGTTAATACTATTTTGGTGATGCATGATAAGCCTTGTACAATGCTTGATGCGTACGgtggtgcttagaaaaataaacagggtttttctgaagcaccggtgcctatttctacaggagagacgcctagttaagcgtctaccctgtacaaataagcacctGTGCTTAAGAAAAGCTTCGTATTTTGTTTATGCATTATTTCAAATTCATAGTAGCTTGTGAATGGAACTTTGTGGCAGCCAGCCTCTACCATTGATACTAGTTCAACATGTCGGTCCAattaggccttgtacaatgcagGGTGCTTAGGAGaggtgcttagagaaataaaccaggttttccttaagcaccggtgcttatttgtacaaGGTAGACGCTTAACTAGGCGTCTCTCCTGTAGAAATAGGCACTGGTTCTAAGCACATCCCTAAGCACCTTGCATTGTACAAGGTCTTAGAGACCAGCCTCTACCATATATAACAGTTACCATGTCACACTACAGTCTATAAAACATCACACAGTGGAATAATCATAGCTAGTAGAGCATTAGTTACCAGTTAATAATAGTTGCAATCCATCACAAGCAATAGTACCTAGATATGAGTAGATATAGGTACGGTAATACACGACAAGTACTCGCAAACAAGAGCTAACATAACAAGTTCTAAATGAGGTGGATggtgatcatcatcctcaagtcaTGGCGACTGGTGTTCGCAACAGTGAGTAGGATGGCCTGTCCTACCCGAAGATTCTTGCCACGAAGGAACTTCTTCCACCCTGCCCTTC
This genomic window contains:
- the LOC123494103 gene encoding uncharacterized protein, with the translated sequence MAEEPSTKRRCAETSDQSIKEEQSIKEDDVQVPGEKRDYTTKLDKVELHGKETLEVVCTSNPDTADEMLTRLFMKAAGMYPRFVGVDVEYTRDDEPPQYATVLQLCVEELCLVYHIAAATKWPKRLKSFLQEKKLFTFAGFSIHNDKQMLKMSGLEINPEKYIDIQKNYRVPYACRKKQYDSLADVAASVIHPFYQNMKKKINRTEDHKMWGISPLPDYLIEYAAKDAYATYKAWKIIDNIKSGVEISEAQEADPYYHCHYAA